AACTTGCCGTCGGGTGAAACTTCGGGAGCGACAAAAATCATCCCCTCCTGCTTGATGAGGGTTTTTTGCGCTAAGGCATCGTTGCTCCATATTAAAACAACTGAAAAGACTAAATAAATTATCCACTGATTTATTTTATTCATCAATATCCTAATTTAAATTCTTACAGGTTCTACTCATAAAGTAAATAGTTTGATCTTAACTCCAAAAATTCATTTAATCCGTGTTCTTGCCCCGACCGAATATCAGCGAGCTCTCTTCCTTCATCAGCGCCATTTTTTAATGCAGCTGATCCGTATAGCCTGTTAATGGTGCCGCTCCATTCAAACTCAGTCGGATAGAGAGTTTTGAGCGCTAAAATTAGGCTCTCACCTGTTTTCACCGGCTCGAACAACTCCCTTGTGATAACTCTAACTCTGATGCCGCCGCAGACCTCATCCTTAAATTTAGGATTCGGGACAGATGGTAACATCGCGATTGGCGTAAATTCTACCGCTTCAAATGACACTCCCTTCAAGCCAAGACTGTTCATTTCTCTCGCCAATTCCTCTGAATCAATCCACGGTGCGCCGATGAGTTCGAAAGGGAATTCAGTTCCACGCCCTTCCGATAAGTTGGTCCCTTCGATAAAACACGTACCCGGATAAACTGTTGCGGTATTTAGAGTTTTCATTGATGGAGACGGACTAATCCACTTAACATCAGTTTGGTCGAACCAACGGTTTCTGTTCCACCCTTTCATCGGCACTATCTTCAGATCAAGAGATTCTGCTTCCTCGATCCACCCTTCTCCTTTAAATAGCAGCGCCAGTTCGCCTACTGTCATTCCATGTCGAACAGGCATCGGAAACATCCCTACAAAGCTTTCAAAGCCGGATTGCAAAATCGGTCCTTCAACCTTTGATCCTGTAATAGGATTTGGTCGGTCGAGAACTATAAATTGCTTACCGTTTATAGCAGCAGCCTCCATTGCTAAAGCCATCGTGTAAATGTAAGAATAAAACCGCGCGCCCACATCCTGAATGTCAAACAGGAGAACGTCAAGTTTATCAATCATCCCTTCGGTTGGACGTTTGGATTTTCCGTATAAGCTATATATCGGCACACCGGAGATCTCATCTATATTAGATTTCACAGATTTTCCATCTGGCGCCACACCCCTGACACCATGTTCAGGTCCGAACACAGCCAAAAGCTCAGCCCCTTCAAAATCAGAAAGTAAATCTACTATATGCCTGCCATCGCCTGAAACGCCCGTATGGTTGGTGATAACTCCGACCCGCTTGCCACGCAGCAATTCAAAATCGCTTTCGATGAGGACATCTAACCCTGTCTTCACCATCGATATGCCGGACTTTCCTCCTGATCCGGTTGTTTCGGTTTCTTCTTTCTGAGTCGCTTCCATATAATTATGTCCGGCAGCGCAGTTAACCGCTATTATCGATAGGAAAATTATTTTATATCTTTTGAAAGTTCGGGAATATTTCGTAACTAAACTCCGATTTTATATTGGCATAAATACAATAATACGAAGTTAAGAGGAGCATCCTCTATTGTCAACTCTGCTTATAGCAACAATCTTGTCACGTTGTTTCAAGATTTCTTAATATACTTGATTTTATATTATTTCCCACTTATGTTGCCGCCTCTAAAACTGAGGCGAAAATGTCAATAGAATATAAAAATAACATCCTATCCTGCGGCGGATTGGACGTAACAGAAATCTGCAACAAATTTGAAACACCTCTGTATCTATATGATGCTGAAATTGTTAAGAATAGAGCTGCTACGTTTAATAATGCGTTTAAAAATTCGGGAGACAAAATTCATTTTGCTGTAAAAGCCAATTCAAATTTATCAATTTTAAATATTATTCATAAGGAAGGCTTAGGCGCTGATATAGTTTCAATTGGAGAATATGAAGCCGCTATCAGAGCAGGGTTTACTTCTGACGATATAACATTTGCGGGTGTCGGCAAACGCGAAGACGAGCTCAGCGAAGCGCTGAAGCGTGGAATAAAACTCATAATCGCTGAATCTGTTAAAGAAGTCGAACTTATTAATCGGTTATCAGCTAAGAATAACAGTAAAGCGGCTATCGGGCTTAGAGTTAACCCTAATATTGACTCTCATACTCATAAAAACCTCTCTGCCGGTTTACATAATGATAAATTCGGAATGGATGAAAATGATATATTGAGTCTGTTTGACCGAAGAAAAGATTTCACTAATATTGATATGATAGCTCTGCATATTCATATCGGCTCACAGGTAAAAGACGCTCAACCGTTCCTTCTTGAAGCAAAATATGTGTCTAATTTATTATCTAAAATAAATAAAACTGAACAGATTATTAAGATTCTGAATCTTGGCGGCGGGCTTGGCGTAAATTATGAAAATATGTTGCCGGGTCGGTCCGATTATAATTATCTAATGCCGAATGAATTGGCAGATACGATAGTTCCGGCATTAAAAAGCACAGAATGTTCCATTCATCTCGAACCCGGAAGATGGATAGTAGCGCCTTCCGCCATTCTTTTAACGCAAGTTCAATATGTCAAAACAATCGGCAATAATAAATTTGTGATAACTGATGCCGGGATGACGGATTTTTTGCGTCCCGGACTTTATGATGCCTTCCACCCCATTGTTCCGGTGATTCAATCTGACGCTCCAAAGGAAAAGGTAAACATAGTTGGACCTATATGTGAGTCAACGGATTCTTTTGTTGAAAATTATCCCCTTCAGGAAGTATCAAAGGGTGATTTGCTGGCGATTATGGGCGTAGGTGCGTATGGCTATTCACTTTCCTCCAACTATAATATGCACCCTCGACCGGCGGAAGTGATGGTTGAAAACAGCAAGACGAAACTTATTCGCCGCCGTGAAGTTCTGGATAATTTATTTGAAGGAATGATTGACTTAGAATAAGTCAATCAAATATTTATCCTAAGCAGGGGCCGGTTCATCCCAATTTTTTGAATAGACTGAAATTGTAATGTCTGACTCGGGAAACAGCTTGACCGATTTATACGCCGTGCCTTTCAATTCATTTAATTCCCGATGATTATTATCGCAATATGGTAGTGAATCACTGTGTCCGCATGTACAAAATTTATAGCCTTTGCCGGCTTTCAATTCTAATTTTTTAGCGTTATCAGGTTTTTCCATTTTAATTCAAATCTCCTTTCGCTGCTTGTCAAATTTTTGGTTATTCTTTCATTGTCCCATTAGAAACGTAAAAGCCCCGATGAAAGAAATTCCCTTTGCATTGTTTGATCCGAACAGGTCTTGTTTCACACCGAATATAACGACAACCCCATCATTCGGATAAAACGTAAATCCTAAAGTCCCGTTAGTTTTGGAAGAATTATAAAATGAATTTTCGAAGGACAGCCATGTTGAGTTTAATTCCACAATAGCCTGAAACTGAGATGTAAGAAGATATCCCGCTCCTATATCAAATGTCCCCGAGTAATTGACCGACTGTAAATCAATTTCCGTGGAATAAAATGAAAATGTAGCATCGGTATCGATTGAAAGTTTTTCGCTCGGCTCAAACGTGAAGATTATTCCATTTGTAAGTATTTTAAGCGATTCTTCAGTTTCGTTTATAACCCTGTTTCCGGATTCAAAATTCACACCGGATTGGAACGCAAATGACTTGTCATCATTTTTCCAAAAGAGCCATTTCAGACCAAAACTTAGAGATGAAACATCCTCTGTGACTATCAACCCGGCTTCAATATTGTGTTTGAATCCCGAGGTAAACCGATAAGCCAGGCCAGATTCCCGATTTGTGTTATTAAGGTCAACTGTCTTTCCATTTTGATTCCACTGCTGATTGCTCCAGAAAACATCAAACGACGGTTCAAATTCAAAATCGCCTGCCGCGACTGTACCTGTTGCAGGCAACACTACTTTTGAATTGGATATGCCGCTTACCTGTGAAAAAACATTTGTTGAGGAAAAAACAGCTACAACGATATTCATTATAAATATTTTATTCATAAATAAACCGATCTGATTTAGTTAATATTAATCTTAAGATTACACTCAAAAACTTTAATGTCAATTATCAACTTTAGGCAAAGCTTGCTCTCAATCAAAAAATTATCTATAATTGGCAGTCAGAGCCGGAGATAATGAAGGGAAAGTTATGACTAAAGACGATAATCAGCTTTTAATACCAATCTCCAACGGACCAATTCACGCCAAAAATGTTACTTTGTTAAAATCTTCTGATAACCGGATATTAGCTACAAAAAAATCTATGATACTCTGTCGCTGTGGTCAGTCGTCAACTAAACCATATTGCGACGGGACTCACAAAAAAGTAAATTTCAGTGATGAAAAACTTGAAGATCGACAGCCGAGAAAAGTTGACGTTTATAAAGGGAAAAATATCACGATTAACGACAATCGAGGTATTTGCGCTCACATCGGTCATTGCACGGACGGACTGCCCAGCGTGTTCCGTATGAAGACTGAGCCGTGGATAGACCCTGATGCAGAAGATAATGAAACTAATATTAAGGCAATCCGGAAATGTCCTTCGGGAGCTCTTAGCTATTCCATAGATGATAAAGTCCACGACTCCGTCGAAAGAGATCCCGCAATCGTAGTATCAAAAGACGGGCCTTATTTCGTGCAAGGCGGAATTGGTTTTGAAGATCCGAACGGGGATGTGACCGAATCTTCAGAACATTACGCTCTTTGCCGATGCGGCGGATCAAAGAACAAACCGTTTTGTGATGGAACACACTGGTACATCAAGTTCCGAGACGATTCAGAATGGGCAAAAAAACAGCTCGATAAAGCCACCGAAACATCGGATTCTACTTCAAATTTCAAAGAAGTCGGCGCTGTTGAAGATTTCAAAGAGGGTGAAGGGAAACTTGTTGAGATTGATGGTGAAAAAATAGCCGTTTTCAGAAATAACGACAAAATCAGCGCTATCTCAAACACGTGCGCCCACCAAGGCGGTCCGTTAAGTGAAGGAGAATTGGAAAACGGATATGTTGCCTGTCCTTGGCACGGACACAAATTCAACATATTGACCGGCAAAGGATCACAGGGCAGTTCCGAAAGCGTTGCTGCTTATGAGGCAAAAGTTGAAGATGGAAAAGTTTTTGTCTCCGGCTCACAAGCTGACAAAGTAGATGATACCGATGTAAAACAGCCTCCCGTATCAGACGAATATCTCGCCAACTGGATGCGTGACTCCGATGAATTTGAAACCCGATTCGGGCGATTGCAAGAACTTGCCAAAACGGGTAAGAGCGAAATCACGCCGATGCGGACGCAAAAAACGTTTCCCGATTTCGAACAAATTTTGTTTAAAGGCGCACAGCTTTTCCGTCCTCCTCTCAACGAAGACGAACCGGTAGATATGAAAACTATCATAGGCAAAACTGCAAAATATCCTTTAGAAATAAATATCCCGTTTTACGTATCGCATATGTCTTTTGGAGCGCTCTCGAGAGAAGCGAAGATCGCTCTTGCAAAAGGGACAAAATTAGTCGGAACTCTTATGTGCTCAGGTGAAGGCGGAATGCTCCCGGAAGAGCGTCAGGAAGCGGAAAAATACATCTATGAACTTGGAACTGCAATGTTCAGTCATATAGACGATGTGATTGTGCAGGCAGATGCTGTTGAAATAAAGATCGGCCAAGCGGCAAAACCCGGATTAGGCGGACACCTGCCGAAAGAAAAGATTACGGAAGAAATAGCAAAGATCAGGGGTATCTCAATGAATGAGGATTCAATATCCCCCGGAAGACATGCGGATATTGATACACCGGAAGACCTTAAGCGGGAAGTGGACCATCTCAGAGAACTCACCGGAGGTAAACCAATAGGTATTAAATTCTCCAGCGGACACGTTGAAGAAGATATGGAAATCGCGCTGTCAGCAAACCCTGATTTTATCACAATCGATTGCCGCGGTGGCGGTACAGGCGCCGGCCCTACTTTCGTAAAAGATAATCTTGCTGTGCCGGCGATTTTTGCGATTAGGAGAGCGCGTAAACAGCTTGATTCCGTAAACAGTGAAGTCACTCTTTGCGTAACCGGCGGATTTAGAGACAGCGCCGACATCGCAAAAGCGATTGCTCTCGGGGCGGACGCGGTGGCTCTTGCAACCGCATCAATGATCGCTATCGGATGTCAACAGTACAGAATCTGCCACACGGGAAATTGCCCTGTGGGGATCGCTACTCAAAAGCCTGAATTGAGAGAACGTTTCATAATTGAGGAATCAGTAAAGCGGTTTGTGAATTTATTTTCAGCGACTGCAAAAGAAATAGAAACATTCGTTCGAATTAACGGTCGAAAAAATGTTCACGAACTGGATCTTTCGGACATTTTCACCATTAGCAGAGAAATATCAGAATTCACAGATATTGAACACGCTTAAACTGTTTGTTATCAGTCGAAGAATTGCTCTATTTCGTCTCGTAACCCTAAATACTCCCAGCGTAGCAGCGCAATAGGAACGTTTCCGTTTTCCATCAGATAATCATGGAAATGACGAAGACTAAACTCCTCACCCTGCATTATTTTAGCGTCGCTGATAGCCTTTATTATCTGCAATTTCCCTATCTGATACGTAATAGCCTGTCCGGGATTATACGCAAAAAACCCCGCTTCTTGTACTGCTGTGGGGTAATCCAATGGAACGGTTTTTTCGAGATAAGTTCCCGCTTTTTCAATTGAAAAATTGCCCAATGCCAGCTGAATATCCACTTCAACTCGTAATGCCCGAAGTCTCATAAACTTGTAAATAATCTCACGTGTGCGTGGACGATCTTTGAATAATCCGAGTTGTAACATCAATTCTTCAACATAAAATCCTATCCCTTCATTTGAACCGGAATCAAAATAATGCCGACGAATCGGATCTGGATTGCGCCAGGAAAGCGCCATCTGAAAATAGTGTCCCGGAACGCCTTCGTGAATTATAATCGGTCTGGGGTCTTGAGCGGATGCCAAACTGAAAAAAGGCAGATTGGGTGAAGGCTCTTTTATATACTTGACAGATTCTTCATCCAAACGTGATTCGGATGTGAGGTCATCCACCACACCCATATAAGCCAACGGTCTTATATGGTCAGGAACTTTTAGATTTTTATAATGCCGGAGCCATTTCGGCACGGTCATTATATCTTTTTCCTCAAGAAATCTTCTGATCGCTCGTTCATCCCGACGTGATTGAATGATTTGCTCTTCGCTTGAAGCAAATAATTCTGCCGGAGGTAAATGAGCATTCCGTTTCACTTCAAATTCTTCTAATGCAACTGAACGATTCCATTCCAACCGCCCTTGCTCTAATAATTCCTCAGGGGTGTACGGCACAACTGCTACGTATTTAAGAAAATATTCGTACCCCTCCCTTCCAACACTGAAATCACCCGACATATTTGAACGGTTTGCGTTAAGCCAATCAATGTATCCCTCTAAAGCAGCGGAGGCGTTTTCTCCCGATTTCGTCATTTCTTCCTGTAAATCCTGAGGAATAAGAACATTCAATGCTGCAACGGTTTGCTCGATTTTTCTGCGAGCATCCTCAAGATTCGCCAATGCTATATCGGCAAACTGAACAATCGGATCTGTTAAATTCTCCTTGGCATTCTGAATCGTTTTGGAAAATGAATTAAACCTAACTATTATGTTATTTGCCCGCTCATCCGTCATCGGCGAACTGATTAAGAGCAATTCAAAGACAGCCCCCAAAGTCTGTTGCACATAAAAATCCGGATTACGATTGGGAAGTTTCAGGACATTGAGTTCCCAGTTCACCCGTTCGATGGCGGAACGCAGGAGGAGATAATCCACACTATCTGCTAAGCTCCAGGCATCCCTTGATAGTTCCTGAAGTTTGCCGCTGAAGAATCCA
The window above is part of the Candidatus Neomarinimicrobiota bacterium genome. Proteins encoded here:
- the lysA gene encoding diaminopimelate decarboxylase, producing the protein MSIEYKNNILSCGGLDVTEICNKFETPLYLYDAEIVKNRAATFNNAFKNSGDKIHFAVKANSNLSILNIIHKEGLGADIVSIGEYEAAIRAGFTSDDITFAGVGKREDELSEALKRGIKLIIAESVKEVELINRLSAKNNSKAAIGLRVNPNIDSHTHKNLSAGLHNDKFGMDENDILSLFDRRKDFTNIDMIALHIHIGSQVKDAQPFLLEAKYVSNLLSKINKTEQIIKILNLGGGLGVNYENMLPGRSDYNYLMPNELADTIVPALKSTECSIHLEPGRWIVAPSAILLTQVQYVKTIGNNKFVITDAGMTDFLRPGLYDAFHPIVPVIQSDAPKEKVNIVGPICESTDSFVENYPLQEVSKGDLLAIMGVGAYGYSLSSNYNMHPRPAEVMVENSKTKLIRRREVLDNLFEGMIDLE
- a CDS encoding CDGSH iron-sulfur domain-containing protein, giving the protein MEKPDNAKKLELKAGKGYKFCTCGHSDSLPYCDNNHRELNELKGTAYKSVKLFPESDITISVYSKNWDEPAPA
- a CDS encoding DUF885 family protein, with product LAEEFFRWRAVTQPATGDDITRVERPDKWVPDFSPEALAEQREVYGFFSGKLQELSRDAWSLADSVDYLLLRSAIERVNWELNVLKLPNRNPDFYVQQTLGAVFELLLISSPMTDERANNIIVRFNSFSKTIQNAKENLTDPIVQFADIALANLEDARRKIEQTVAALNVLIPQDLQEEMTKSGENASAALEGYIDWLNANRSNMSGDFSVGREGYEYFLKYVAVVPYTPEELLEQGRLEWNRSVALEEFEVKRNAHLPPAELFASSEEQIIQSRRDERAIRRFLEEKDIMTVPKWLRHYKNLKVPDHIRPLAYMGVVDDLTSESRLDEESVKYIKEPSPNLPFFSLASAQDPRPIIIHEGVPGHYFQMALSWRNPDPIRRHYFDSGSNEGIGFYVEELMLQLGLFKDRPRTREIIYKFMRLRALRVEVDIQLALGNFSIEKAGTYLEKTVPLDYPTAVQEAGFFAYNPGQAITYQIGKLQIIKAISDAKIMQGEEFSLRHFHDYLMENGNVPIALLRWEYLGLRDEIEQFFD
- a CDS encoding CDGSH iron-sulfur domain-containing protein, with protein sequence MTKDDNQLLIPISNGPIHAKNVTLLKSSDNRILATKKSMILCRCGQSSTKPYCDGTHKKVNFSDEKLEDRQPRKVDVYKGKNITINDNRGICAHIGHCTDGLPSVFRMKTEPWIDPDAEDNETNIKAIRKCPSGALSYSIDDKVHDSVERDPAIVVSKDGPYFVQGGIGFEDPNGDVTESSEHYALCRCGGSKNKPFCDGTHWYIKFRDDSEWAKKQLDKATETSDSTSNFKEVGAVEDFKEGEGKLVEIDGEKIAVFRNNDKISAISNTCAHQGGPLSEGELENGYVACPWHGHKFNILTGKGSQGSSESVAAYEAKVEDGKVFVSGSQADKVDDTDVKQPPVSDEYLANWMRDSDEFETRFGRLQELAKTGKSEITPMRTQKTFPDFEQILFKGAQLFRPPLNEDEPVDMKTIIGKTAKYPLEINIPFYVSHMSFGALSREAKIALAKGTKLVGTLMCSGEGGMLPEERQEAEKYIYELGTAMFSHIDDVIVQADAVEIKIGQAAKPGLGGHLPKEKITEEIAKIRGISMNEDSISPGRHADIDTPEDLKREVDHLRELTGGKPIGIKFSSGHVEEDMEIALSANPDFITIDCRGGGTGAGPTFVKDNLAVPAIFAIRRARKQLDSVNSEVTLCVTGGFRDSADIAKAIALGADAVALATASMIAIGCQQYRICHTGNCPVGIATQKPELRERFIIEESVKRFVNLFSATAKEIETFVRINGRKNVHELDLSDIFTISREISEFTDIEHA
- a CDS encoding DUF1343 domain-containing protein, whose amino-acid sequence is MEATQKEETETTGSGGKSGISMVKTGLDVLIESDFELLRGKRVGVITNHTGVSGDGRHIVDLLSDFEGAELLAVFGPEHGVRGVAPDGKSVKSNIDEISGVPIYSLYGKSKRPTEGMIDKLDVLLFDIQDVGARFYSYIYTMALAMEAAAINGKQFIVLDRPNPITGSKVEGPILQSGFESFVGMFPMPVRHGMTVGELALLFKGEGWIEEAESLDLKIVPMKGWNRNRWFDQTDVKWISPSPSMKTLNTATVYPGTCFIEGTNLSEGRGTEFPFELIGAPWIDSEELAREMNSLGLKGVSFEAVEFTPIAMLPSVPNPKFKDEVCGGIRVRVITRELFEPVKTGESLILALKTLYPTEFEWSGTINRLYGSAALKNGADEGRELADIRSGQEHGLNEFLELRSNYLLYE